In Euphorbia lathyris chromosome 10, ddEupLath1.1, whole genome shotgun sequence, the DNA window TAAAATCGATTAGTTTTAATAACTAAAAGCTTGTCAGATTTGGACTAATTTGTCAAGTTTTGCTAACTTCAAGACTGAGTTGATATTTAAACTTCGATTTGGACTAACAGATCATGCTTGTCTGTCAACATCATGGAccattttaacattaatttGGGAAAAATTATTAGGGTTTTGGACTTTCATGTCAAATAGAGATTAAGTTGATATTTAAACTTCGATTTGAACTAAACTGATCATGCTTATCTGCCAACGTCATGGAccattttaacattaatttGGGAAAAATTATTAGGGTTTTGGACTTTCATGTCAAAAAGGAACCATATGCGTAGTGAGGACTCACACATATAATTTtggataaagtaaaaaaaaaaacctttgtgCTTTCACTTTTTATCAAACTAGTACCTGTAATTTTTTTCCCAAACGGGGATTGATGTTTTCCTTTGATGAcctgaaaattgaaaaaatcaaatacttgataatattctaagcaattttaattgtcCAGCTTTTTAATTTTGAGCTCATTTAGGTGTTATTTAATGAGGAGAGATAAATGAATGTTTAGAGACATAAAGTttcgaaaatgatgattttggaaaataaaaattttggatTAATAGCAAATGTGGTACTAAAAACTTTAaatctttttgaatttttaattttcagatCGTTAACAATCATCATTTTTAACAAAACGAAAAACTCAGACTGTTTggacaaaaacaattttataaGTACAAGTACCAGTTTGACAAAAAGTGAAAGCAAATGAATTTAATCTTTACCCTACACTTTTTTTCCAATAGTTAAATTTTACGACTCAATCACATGAAATCTACTAATTAATAATAgtatatcatattattttttaatctaaaaaactTCAGGTATCAATAGAATTcataatttgatatttttgatTTAATCTAAATGTGATTTGCGAATTTTCTTATCGCAGAACgagctaaaaaaaaaaaaatggaaccaAACGGGTACTAAAATtatcgttttttttttccaggTGATCTCGGTCAGACAGAGTGGACACAATCAACCCTTGACCACATATCTAAATCAAACTACGACATGCTACTACTACCAGGCGATTTGGCCTACGCCGATATGGTTCAAACCCTATGGGACTCATTTGGCAGACTCGTCGAGCCATTGGCTAGCCAACGTCCATGGATGGTCACGCAAGGGAACCACGAGGTCGAAAAAATCCCAATTATCCACAAAACACCCTTCACAGCCTACAATTCAAGATGGCTAATGCCGTATCAAGAAAGTGGATCTACTTCCAACCTCTATTACTCTTTCAATGTGGCTGCCGGAGTACACGTGATCATGTTGGGTTCGTATACCGCGTTTGATCGGTATTCCGAGCAGTATAAATGGCTTGAGGCGGATTTGAGGAAGGTTGATAGAGGAAAAACTCCGTGgatatttgttttgattcatGCTCCTTGGTATAATTCTAATACTGCTCATCAAGGTGAACCTGAATCGGTTAATATGAAGAAGTCTATGGAAACTTTGCTTTATCAGAATCGGGTTGATCTCGTGTTCGCCGGCCATGTTCATGCGTACGAACGATTTGTAAGTTACTTTAACGTGTTGAGCTCTCGATTCACGTATAGATTAACATATGTTTTGAGTCCAGTGCCGGATCCGAAGGATTTACTGCGAGGGGAGGGGATGCTTATCATAATTTATGGGTGCtatattgataatttttttagtgttttttatataaaaattagggataaggtaccaaaatagatctatggtttttgaggaagtatcaatttaggctccatgtacaaaataacaccaatataacctgacatttaaaaaaataccaGTTTAGAcatcgataacggaacgtgatGCGTCATTTATTttactctgttaagttctatcaattgtaaatggaacggagtaatatgaatgacgtgtcacgtttcattagtttttttaaatgttatgcctatattggtgttattttgtacttagagcctaaattgatatttttccaAAAATCATAAACCTATTTTGATATCTTATCCTTAAAAATTAAAGTCTGGTTCACAGTTCCATAATATTTGGCGTCTTCTGGCGACCAATGGGTCCCTCCTTTAAACACCATGGATCTATCCCTAGTTGAGTTCCTCCTCAATAAGGAAAAATTCTACTATACTCCTGGTGCAATAACTTTACCAATCAATTGATGCATTTGTCCAGTTTTATTCTTAACACTAGCCATCTTTCACTGAGGTGGTATGCATCCATTTTTTCATTGGTTGGGTGTATTACAGTAGGAGTTTTCTTAATGAGGTAGTATGTATCTCTCTTTTTATTGGTTGGGTTAAAAACTCTCGATCAATAAGATATTTAGTTGGGGTTAATTGCATCTATAGTTATtgaagtttggagttaatttcaaaaagatcattAAACTTCACTTTGTTTTAGTAAAGTCACTTacctttaatttttattttaataaactcaacaaaattgaaattatatttGTTATTTACTTGATTCAACTATTTGAAATTGTCACATGAcagttaaataattttatttatttattttagatgtCACGTGACTATCATATTATATGAAACAATGTTCTTTATAATATGATTGTTATGTCACTAATCCAGAGACTTTTTCTATTTAAATTGGTTGAAGTGActgcattaaaataaaaaataaagttgaaatgattttattgaaacaaaatgaaatttaacGACCTTtaatagttttattaaaactattttaatttttcCCGATTTTGCAGACTCGAGTTTACCAAGATAAAGCAGATAATTGTGGTCCGATTTATATAAACATCGGGGATGGAGGCAACCGTGAAGGCTTAGCCAAAGAGTAAGTTAATCTCCACTTTTTACactacattaaaaaaaatgaacagTCTGGTTTGACCGTTATatcaaaatttttaaacaaGTATGTCGATAAACTTGAACAGTTTCGTGCATTTTAACAAGCTATTTGTAACTGTGTTGATAATAGacttaattgattatattttgacAGGTTTTTTTAACTGTATTAGTAATACattaaacattttagacataattaatgTTTGGAAATTCCATAACAATTTTATTTCCTTAAACGTGCAGCTATATAGACCCGAAGCCAGCGATATCAATATACCGAGAGGCGAGTTTTGGGCATGGAGAGATAGCGGTGATGAACTCGAGCCACGCGGAATGGAAATGGGTTAGAAATGATGACAATGGTGCAGTTGGAGCTGACTCTATCTGGATTCAAAGCCTTTCTTCTACACCTGCTTGTAAAATCTGAAAATTTACTCCATAAATGAATTAGACTATATACTCATCaaaattaattagaaataaaatttagtttatacttttttttaatataatttcagATTTATAAGCATTTTTTGAATGATAATGcattaaattttgaaattaggaaaaaaaattgtgGTTAGTAGCGGTGTGGCACCGAAACCGAAATTTTACGATCGGGTTAGTTGCGGTTATTAATCAATTAGTGGTTCGGTTATTAGTTTTGGAAAAATTCGGAGGAGTTAATTACTCTTATGGTTCGATTACTTAGCGACGGTTTTAACCGCCTCTACAGTTCATACAACAGGAGTTGCTACCACTAGCTATATTAATTTGGGGGcggttttttaaaatatatcagTTTAAACTTTTGGTTCAAATGGTTCCTTAACATGGTTCAAACTATCATTCTATGTTATACATATTTCAAGCCCAGGGGACATTCACATAAAAGTATATAACAATGATAGATATTGAGGGCGTTTGGTTGCTTCTTTTCAtactcctgtttgccttttcactttaaaagagagagttttaggtgtttagttagtgacattctgtttgccttttacacctgaaaatcaGCATTTTACAAAGTGTGTAGTTgccatatatatatgttttgcaACAATAAAAAGTCATTACAGAAACCTTTAGTAACAGAATTTCTTATAATAAGTAAATGTTGTTGGGAAAAATATAATTTCGTTGctaaaaatcaattttcttgTAGTAAATTTATCCATGGCAATCATGTTTTTCAGATAAATCTTTATGACTCTTTCCATCTCCAAGCAATATTATAAGGCCCGACTCCAAAGTAATTACTTTGGAGTTAGTTCTTTTTCATATTAGCATTAGAAGCTTCACTTCTTTCATTTTGGAGAGTATATGTTTTTTCCTCCACATTTAAAAGATGACAAATTCTTTTAATATGCTTATAGTATGTTATGTGTTACTATAAACAAGGCGTCTTATATGAAATTACCATAAATGCCTCAGCTGTTTCATCTGCATAAGTTCCATCGATTCCTTTATGCAATATATCATAAAATGGAAATCTATCCAGAGAATGACTCATTTCTTTCtcatacaaaataaaattttataacatCAACTTACGTAAATAAACTACATAATGCATCCATTAATATTGTAAGAAATTTTACTtcatttataataatatgaacTAGAAAGTTGTTACCATCTCCTTTCAACGTCTTCGGCGAGTCTTCCTTCCACATGTATAtgcatttttttcttcttcttagcAATCGTGTTTAATTGGCTCATTctctaaataaaaatattttttaaacaaaaatgaAGCAAACTCAATAAACAACATATATGGTAGCAAAATACTTTGATTTTAGGTTTCAGCAAGTCTTCCGTAAGTtctctgtatttttttttttttatcatagtaCTATGATTTTAGGTCACATTATAGTTCCTCTAATTCTTATTAAGGGACCGCGCTAAATGATGTTTGTCAATCTACAAAATACGACTATCAGGTTGAACTGGAGTCACCTGAAAAATGAGCAAACTGTGAGAGAGGGGTCAGAGTCCGATGTGCCTTCTCCGATGCTTAAATCAATATTTTACTAAAGAGAGTAAGTAGACTTGAAAGCATACTTTAAATGTATATGATTACACCCCTTGTGTTTTTTCAGGAATGACTGTTTATAGATAACTGAAATGTACCTACTACTATTGAATAACTTTACACGTGTAGATAGTTGATTAGATTTCACCCCGTGCGTCATTCTCTTTTCCATAATTTGCATCATTACTTAGAGTTTAGGAGTGTACCTTTAGAATTCGACCTTGTGATTGACCCATGTGTTGCGGTTATGCTTTATGTCTAAAACTCCTTATTAGTTTACATGTCCTAGCCTTAATTTCATATGATATCAGACTGCATAACTCATTTGTTTGTTTCAAGAGGAAACATAAGATACTCCTACTCACGgaatataaataattagaaaaccatTCATTTCTTTgctaacaaaatataaatttatgaaTCAATTTTCAAATTACCTGAATGGATCAAACTCTTTATTATTCAATTTAGGAATATTCAAAAGTGCAAGTGTTACATTTATTACAATAGTTCCTAAAAATGATGCTAATATAGTCCCCTTTTGTAGTATAAGGGACTATCTACCTCTACATCAACTCTTTCATTATCATTTAAGTTCCATACAAATGTGATAATAGTTCTTCCACGAATTTTATATTATAGTGGATTGCTATTCGTCGCCCCTATTTTCCTTAccgtcgcctcctgtttgacatttttgcccttttcatttttcattcaaaaaaagtgaaattctctcaaccacgaagaacaaaacgaagaaaaatcatgcctccaaaacaaggaaaaataattgaacatctaagtttcgtatttaccaataatctgaaatttaacgaatttaacttgaaacgtaattttttttcgttgaatttgcactaaacgggtagcccatacggtccggtccatggaccgataGCATGAACTACCCTATttcacctaggcaaaacgggtgggctacccgttttgcctaggcaaaatagggtagcctacccgttttgcctaggtgaaATAGGGTTGTCTACCCGTTTTGCTTTAGAAAAAAtgggtttatttatttatttttttaattataataaatattaattatagataaattatgtattgattggaaataaaaaatacgtattgaagtgtccaattaatttttatttggtaaattatatttatttaccttttagaacgtaaatttaattatacgtaaattatgtattgtAAATTATGTATTGCATGCGTTAATAcgtaatttatctataattaatatttattaaaattaaaataaataattaataaatctaTTTTCCCTAGGAATAGGTGAAATAGGGTAGTTCATGCtatcggtccatggaccggaccgtatgggctacccgtttagtgcaaattcaacgaaaaaaaaaTCCGTTTtaagttaaattcgttaaatttcagattattggtaaatacgaaacttagatgttcaattatttttccttgttttggaggcatgatttttcttcgttttgttcttcgtggttgagagaatttcacttttttgaatgaaaaatgaaaagggcaaaaatgtcaaacagaagGCGATGGTAAAGAAAATAGGAGCGACGAATAGCAAAATCCTTTTTATATCCTTTTCCATTTGAATATATAAAACCATATAAACATTAAATTACATTTATCATAAGTTTCAGCAAGCTAAAGATTAAGTTTAAGTTTGGAAACTTATATATCCTCGTTTTCTTGTGTTTGAGCATGCGGGGAAGAATCAATATTTTCTTCTTATGGCTTAATTTGATAAAccgcttaattttttttttttgacctgCTTGCTACATATCTTTTATGTTAAAGAACCATCTGCGTACAAACTCTTAGAAGATATAAATAAAAGCAATTAAGCTAGTCATATATTGAAGAAATAACAATAGTATATCTCAAATATATATTAGAAAATGAACAATCAAATGGTCtaacaacaattgtttcaaCAAATAATGAACATCTAAGTAATCATTAATATTCTTGAAGTACATCTATTCACATCATTCATTTCTTTCTCATTACCCACACCAAACACATCTCTTGGAGTAACCTCTTAACTATACAGGCCAATTAAGGTTTTTGACACTCGATAAATGATATACTTGCTCAACTTGTAAGAAAAACACATATGATTATTTACATATATTCTAATAGACATATGTGGTTCGTCACAAAGAAAATTAGGCTATATGTCCacttatactttttttttttttggcttaatataCGAAGGATCACTGAATTTAGTTAAAACAGTAACTTCTTGAATTTACAAAGTATTCCGTTAACTCATTGCTCATTGGACTTGCTTAAAATTACTTATTAGCTTTCTGAAGTTGTTGATGTAAGTAAAAGTCCACTTCACCCCATAAGGTACCAAGAGGATCACCTCATACATATAAAGAACTATAAAACATTCAAATTAAGCAATGAAATATTTAACAACTtttagttagagagagaagtcTCATGTTGTGAtgtattttcattttattagtaacagaACGAACAATTTTTTCTAATGTAGAGAGATGTTGTCTgatatttattttgttatttataattatattagtaaTACAGCAAACATTTTAAACACATTTGCAAACAACTGTGAttactttgattttttttaagtggATAAATTCGAACCACAACCTTCATCTTTAAAAGTAGATTTGATGTATGTGATACACCTAGCTGTTTTTGTTAACATTTTAacaagtttttttataattgtgaTGTTTGTAAAATCCAATATGGTAATTAAATAGCAATCAATTGTGATGTTTGAAAAATCCaatatgacaattaaataacagtcaaacgaGCCTTTTCAACTTCTCGATAATGTAGGATCGAAATTGATCTTGTTTTTGAAAcgttagaattaaatttatacCAATCCGTACATTAGAGCTAAATATGCACACTTCTCCTAAACGTTAgagttaaaattagtactttttCTAAATTGAATTAATAAGGGTTCAAAGAGATTGATTATTTGGGGGGCTTTGCCTTCATTGGCCGTATAATATCTTCACTTCATCCCTTTTTACTCCTCTTCCACACCCATTTTGCATCTCTATCCTTTTGTTGATTTTCATATTGATGAATTTGCTTATGAAGCATTGCAACATTTGGTACTTTTGGTTGAAGCATTGCAACATTTGGTACTTTTGGTTGAAGCATTGCAACATTTGGTACTTTTGGTTTTCATATTGATGAATttggagggcgagccttggcgcaacggttgTCGTGTGACTCAGAGGTCACGAGTTCGAGTCTTAAGAGTGGCTTCTTGCCAAATTGGCAAGGGAAAGCTTGCCTTGTGGTGGGACACCTCCCCGGACCTCGTTTAGCGGGGACGCATAATGCACCGGGCCACCTTTTATATTGATGAATTTGAAAATCACTACTGAAATGGCTCCTTGAGACAGCTTAAGAGGAATAAGATTATGGAACCCCAAATTGCAGCAgagtattttttttgtttgctgCAAATCAGATCAAAATATATTGAACCTAAAGATATGCATACATGTATCTCCTACATACCATTTAAATCTATTACCAAAAAAGACGGTTCTTTTACTTGTACCGTCGCGGAAACCTCAGCTCCAAATACGCAACAATCATCAACGAGTTACCCATTTGAAGCAAAATTGAGCGGGAAAAAATCGTCAAAACCCCATTCTCTTATCGTCCCGTGAAAACGACGTCGTTTCCGAGCGTAGACCTTCAAACCACCAACAACAATCAGAAAATGAAAGTATAATATGCTAACAAAAGAGTAAATATAATGATGAAAGATACCATAATTCCGCGATCAATATGCCCTTTAGAGACGGCAATAGATCCTTCAAGTTCAATAGTATCGCAACGTCTTGGTACTACTTCTGCAAATTAAATAGAAACATGTCCAACAGCCGTTCAGTAAAACAGTAGAGTAGATTATTTAAAATGTAATTTTAGGCTATAGACCTCTTGATTCAGCACAAGGGACTTTGATAAGTTGCTTTTGACACATGACAGTATCCGGAAAGTTCAAGAACGTGTAATCGACGAATTGTAATATCTCGGAGACTGTCAGTTTTGAAAAACCAAATGAACCCGTCCAGGCATTTAGCACACTAGGAACAGCAGGCAAAATGAGTCTCTCAACTCCTAAATTCATGAGTTTCTGAaggaaacaaaacaaaatataaaatatttcagTTACAAATCTTATGGAATGTATACACATTCATTTGTACATAAAATCATACCTTTTCGAGTAAGTTCATTAGTACGCGACACATTCCAAGTCGACGGTACTGAAATCTAGTACCCACGAGCGGTAATTCCGCGACCTTCTCCCCATAGACCCTTGAACAAGCAAAGAACATTTGGATATATATTATCGTATCATTCAGTAAACAGAAATAGATCCTTGATTTTGTTCCGGTTTCATTTTTGTCTACCTAATAATAGCCACCGAAATAAATTCATCGCCTTTCTGCAGTATTACTGTATAAAATCCTCCGAAACTCCGACGTTTGAGCTCTGACCTGAAAATTCTTAACCCATAAGTCAGCATTCTCAATCTCGGGTAGCATAATAAATTTCGAAAATTCTTAccttttattgaaaataacatCTCTAACAAGATCACTCTTGGTGTGAGGCTCTTCAACGGGCTCGAAGCATTCGTGCATAATTTCGACTGCAATATTGAGTTTGCTGCAGTTCTCGATCCAGGAGGCCTCATTATTAAAAGCATCAAGTTTATGATAACTTGGTTTTAATAATGTCCAAGTAAGGTTGTCTGAACCCAAACCCACTGGAATTGGTTTTCCTATAAGCTCATTCAGACCCGAAAAGATCTGCGAAAATTTATCAtcactattatatatatagtagaATGGAGCAAATGTGTAGAGAAAATGAATACAATATAGTATGCAAAATGATATTCATTGGTTGGATGTATTACTCCCGGAGTACCCTAAAATTTCTCTGAGAAAACGAATACTATATCAGAACAATGATAGTCACCTTTTCGCACTTTTTGGTACAAAACCAATTTCCTCCTGGAACGCTTTTCAAGCAACTGTTTCCGCTATACCATAGGCACCAAATATGATCTGTAACAAATAGACACAACAAAAGACAATTCAAAACATCCCTTTAAGAACATCATTAACATATTAAGTTAAAGTTAACCAACATTTTCTCTGGCACTGAGTACAGTTGAGAAAAGCATCTTCTTCCGTAGAACTTTGTGCGTCTGCTTTGAGTCTATTACGGCCACAAATTTTACAACAGCATGACGGGCAGAACCAGTCCCCTTCTGGAAAATCCTATAGAATAAAACGAAGCTGTCAAACATTATATCAAGCATACAAACCGACAAATTGAAGAGAAAATATATGAATTAGGCATACCACTAGACCAAGGCAGCTTTTATGGAACGATGAAGGACAATGATCACATAATAAAAGTTCCCCGCCATAGAGACAAACCGAACATATAACATCATTTTCATCGTTGAAATTTCCTGGTGCTTCTTCTTCCATAAAATTGGCCATATCTTTGTCTACAATTTTCTTCAAGCAATCTAATAAAGAGGTTCCGTCTTGCAAACAGATTCTGGCAGTTGAATGAAATTTAAAGCCAGTGACATGAAATGTAAAGCCAGTAAGAGTATAGAGCTTGCAACAACAATTGCACTTGATTCCTTCTCGAGTTATACGACCTCCGCCAGTTGAATTAACGAAATGCACTTTTGCTCTTGGTAACACAATATTATTGTCAATCAACCAAGACAAGATTGTTAGAGGCTTCTTAGGAACCGCAACCTGCTTCactcttttgcttcttgtctttaaCGAACTTCCATTTTCATCTTGGGACAAAATCACTCTTTTCCTAGCTGTCCTTAACGGAGTGCCATTTTCATCTCGGGACAAAATCACTTTTTTGCTAGTTGTCCTTAACGGACTTCTATTTTCATCTCCGGACAAAATCAAACAGACTTGACGAAGAGAATAGTATAGTTTCCCATCGGGAGAAGTGTAACGTAGTTTAATCCGTCCTTGTTGTCTTATGTAGTCGAGTTTCCAATGCAGATGTAAAATATGTTTCCTAACATCAACAGCGACAGACTCTTGATGCTTCTTATCACCTCTACCTAATGCTAAGTATCTAATAACAGCATCTGGACAAAATTCAGGTCCAGGAACCATGTCCGGGCCAACACGTAGCCAGCTGCTTTTCTTGTACTTTCTACCACACGTAGAATAATCTTCCATAATAGTTTATCAAAACAAGTAGAGTCACcaagtttgtgaattttttgtCATTCAGTCTTAACCAGGACCAGAATTTGTTTGATGAAAAATGAAAGCAATGCCCTGTAAGTTCAAGTTCAAGTTGAAGTTCCTTGAGCACTTCCAAGTCCCTGAATAATACTTATATATGAGCAATATGAATTTCaatatttcatcaaaaaaaTTCTCCCAAAAGTACGAAAAAGCTTGTCCGGGACATTAACTTTACATTAATTTAAAGCATCCGTGAATTTACAGTCCCAAACACAACACCGGGAACCCTATATGACTACCTTAAAACtagaaaaactataaaaaatccCCCAATCTTGTAATTACTCTGCTTCACTAAACGTATCTTTAACCCCGCATTATTCCATAATATATAATCTTAAGTAGAGGCCGAAATGGCCTAACAccataaacttcaatctcattaATAACCAGCAAAGTTTCGATATAATTAATGACATTTAATCACATATTTGATTTGGAAATTCAAGTTTCAATTATTGAGCATATGATCATATAAAATTAGTGCCCGTTTGGTTTGGTTCTATTTTCCGGAACTACTTTTTGTTTCTAATTCTAAACAATTCCAAAACGGGAGATAAacaagtgtttggtaaaatttcgaAACGAGTAGAACAATCAACTAGTATCTACTAACCATCAGCAACACAGTAAACAACTAATAGCAACGGCAAACAAGCAACGAAAAACAACAAACACGAACATTTGAACCAAACAGCCACTCTAATCCTTCTTCTTCACTCCTTACTAGATACATCATTACTTAAATTAACACTTTAGCACCATGAAAACCTCAAAAATAAACATTAGCTCTTCTGCTTATCAGAATTTGTCATTTTGACTCCCGCAGTTGAATTTGAAGCATTCAGTGTATTACAGGCATCAAAACTATTTATCCAATGTGTGATAGATTTTCAATCAGAGGCTCAATTTTACTAAAATTTACAATCCATGGCCGAAATAGAAGTAGATCGCAGCAATGCCAAACACAGCAGATCGAGtaatttcaaaattaagacAGTAAACAAGAACTAGAAGAAGCATCATAATGCATGCAGCTACTgaaattagaattaaaattgaaaagaaTCAATGAAACTGGAATTCGAAACAAGGATGAAATTGAAAATCAAACAAAAGTTTATGATCGATCTTTACACAACCTGTCTCGCTGAGGAAGAAGAGAGTCTGGCTGTTGCTGAAAGAAACCCAAATGAAATTTGGGAAGGAAATGAAATcgtttttaaatactttatccCCGAGTATAACACTTGTAATTACTAAACTACCCCTACTTCCAAATAAGACAAGTTTTTTTGCATGTGTAAAACGTGTAATCTGCACATTAATCCAATTTtcttttttgcttttctttcaACATCATAAGACATCCCACTTATAGAAATTATAAGCTATAGGGAAAATGGTAAAATTACACCCACGTTtgcaaatttaatcctaaaatatgaaatttaatcataatatttctaaataagattaattttacatttaggtttaatacatcatttggcccctgaa includes these proteins:
- the LOC136208325 gene encoding probable purple acid phosphatase 20, coding for MVAQNLPLLILSIYTLILAGFFAGVHSYNRPPPGKDVVVELAEDADSTTPQQVHISMVGADKMRITWITDDETPSIVQYGTSPSSLQNTANGTSDSYRFITYKSGFIHNVVVGPLNPSTVYYYTCSSNSARQFSFKTPPSQFPINFVVVGDLGQTEWTQSTLDHISKSNYDMLLLPGDLAYADMVQTLWDSFGRLVEPLASQRPWMVTQGNHEVEKIPIIHKTPFTAYNSRWLMPYQESGSTSNLYYSFNVAAGVHVIMLGSYTAFDRYSEQYKWLEADLRKVDRGKTPWIFVLIHAPWYNSNTAHQGEPESVNMKKSMETLLYQNRVDLVFAGHVHAYERFTRVYQDKADNCGPIYINIGDGGNREGLAKDYIDPKPAISIYREASFGHGEIAVMNSSHAEWKWVRNDDNGAVGADSIWIQSLSSTPACKI
- the LOC136208347 gene encoding increased DNA methylation 1-like, encoding MEDYSTCGRKYKKSSWLRVGPDMVPGPEFCPDAVIRYLALGRGDKKHQESVAVDVRKHILHLHWKLDYIRQQGRIKLRYTSPDGKLYYSLRQVCLILSGDENRSPLRTTSKKVILSRDENGTPLRTARKRVILSQDENGSSLKTRSKRVKQVAVPKKPLTILSWLIDNNIVLPRAKVHFVNSTGGGRITREGIKCNCCCKLYTLTGFTFHVTGFKFHSTARICLQDGTSLLDCLKKIVDKDMANFMEEEAPGNFNDENDVICSVCLYGGELLLCDHCPSSFHKSCLGLVDFPEGDWFCPSCCCKICGRNRLKADAQSSTEEDAFLNCTQCQRKYHIWCLWYSGNSCLKSVPGGNWFCTKKCEKIFSGLNELIGKPIPVGLGSDNLTWTLLKPSYHKLDAFNNEASWIENCSKLNIAVEIMHECFEPVEEPHTKSDLVRDVIFNKRSELKRRSFGGFYTVILQKGDEFISVAIIRVYGEKVAELPLVGTRFQYRRLGMCRVLMNLLEKKLMNLGVERLILPAVPSVLNAWTGSFGFSKLTVSEILQFVDYTFLNFPDTVMCQKQLIKVPCAESREVVPRRCDTIELEGSIAVSKGHIDRGIMVYARKRRRFHGTIREWGFDDFFPLNFASNG